One segment of Rubripirellula amarantea DNA contains the following:
- a CDS encoding Gfo/Idh/MocA family protein, whose amino-acid sequence MAIDNVQSVSTTSATLAGTADSRRRFLKQAAVAGAAVMNPYVWTSHSARAADANSKPTIAAIGVGGSRGRYNQGRAIANSASKYGQMIAVCDVDALHNDEFNAAYDGKLNRYQDYRKLFEKEKPDVVTIGTPDHWHVPIALHALAHGADVYCEKPLTLTIEEGELIRKAAEESDRVFQVGTMQRSWDLFMYATAIVRSGRIGQDVKAHCAIDPAPTGGPFDTAAVPEGLDWDLWLGPTAKKDYCEERRRFFRWYLEYSGGKMTDWGAHHVDIAQWALGLDHTPVERVSGSGKMTPIVPDDFNWKKFLDGEADLPNGYNAATEFHINLDFEGGRAISVNHEYESGTTKFGNGILFEGDKGRIFVNRAKLQGSPIKDIFGDNLEKKYQADGSATDNFQECFARVDDATRDEFTAAFTKLNKGKPVTNHMKNFFTCIEDRSEPMSDVSSHVNSMNSLHMCNIMLMLGRDLKWDGKTRDFGSDDQANALMGRKRRKGFELNA is encoded by the coding sequence ATGGCAATTGATAATGTTCAAAGCGTTTCGACAACGTCCGCCACACTAGCGGGAACAGCAGACTCGCGACGTCGGTTTTTGAAGCAGGCTGCCGTCGCCGGCGCCGCTGTGATGAATCCGTATGTCTGGACCAGCCATTCCGCCAGGGCAGCGGACGCCAATAGTAAACCGACCATTGCCGCGATTGGCGTCGGCGGCAGTCGTGGTCGTTACAACCAAGGCCGTGCAATCGCGAACAGCGCATCGAAGTACGGGCAGATGATCGCGGTATGTGACGTCGATGCGTTGCACAACGACGAATTCAACGCCGCTTACGATGGAAAGCTCAACAGGTACCAGGATTACCGCAAACTATTCGAGAAGGAAAAGCCTGATGTCGTCACGATTGGTACTCCCGATCACTGGCACGTTCCCATCGCCTTGCACGCGTTGGCGCACGGCGCAGACGTGTATTGCGAAAAGCCACTTACGTTGACCATTGAAGAGGGGGAATTGATTCGCAAAGCGGCAGAGGAATCTGATCGCGTGTTTCAGGTTGGCACGATGCAACGGAGTTGGGACCTCTTCATGTATGCAACCGCAATCGTCCGAAGCGGACGGATCGGGCAGGATGTGAAGGCTCATTGTGCGATTGATCCGGCTCCAACCGGCGGGCCGTTTGATACTGCGGCGGTTCCCGAAGGTCTGGATTGGGATCTATGGTTAGGCCCAACCGCGAAAAAGGACTACTGCGAGGAACGCCGTCGTTTCTTTCGCTGGTATCTCGAATATTCCGGCGGCAAGATGACCGATTGGGGCGCTCACCATGTTGATATCGCACAATGGGCATTGGGGCTTGATCACACTCCTGTCGAGCGTGTGTCGGGTTCTGGAAAAATGACGCCGATCGTTCCTGACGACTTCAATTGGAAGAAGTTCCTTGACGGCGAAGCTGATCTACCCAACGGCTATAACGCTGCTACGGAATTCCACATCAATCTGGACTTCGAAGGTGGGCGAGCGATTTCGGTCAATCATGAATACGAGTCAGGGACTACTAAGTTCGGCAACGGAATTCTGTTTGAAGGCGACAAGGGAAGGATCTTTGTCAATCGTGCCAAACTACAAGGGTCACCGATCAAAGATATCTTTGGCGACAACCTAGAGAAGAAGTATCAGGCGGATGGTTCCGCTACGGACAATTTTCAGGAGTGCTTCGCCCGAGTGGACGATGCGACACGAGATGAGTTCACGGCAGCTTTTACCAAGCTCAACAAGGGCAAGCCAGTTACGAATCATATGAAAAACTTCTTCACCTGCATCGAAGATCGATCGGAACCCATGTCTGACGTCTCCAGTCACGTCAATTCGATGAACTCGCTGCACATGTGCAACATCATGTTGATGCTGGGGCGTGACCTGAAGTGGGATGGTAAGACACGCGACTTTGGAAGCGATGATCAAGCCAATGCATTGATGGGGCGAAAGCGTCGCAAAGGTTTCGAGTTGAACGCTTGA
- a CDS encoding sulfatase-like hydrolase/transferase, with translation MPIDFLCAPVIGVRRTSGTVPSVLNYYFEQTIIMKIVLYFAMIITATVASQAHALDRPNIILVFADDISARELPLYGSSVWSPPTGGNTSDVAFRANTPALDQMANEGCWVETAWASVVCSPSRAMMMTGRYAHRHKWWNNKDKGRYLDAKGKPTVWPLYESSPVLIGHVAQRAGYATYWAGKTQMAGDLRRFGFDQGCFTPGELSDKDNPYTDFKMYEKKVDGTKLLFNSDTDQQIDSYLQHGWYWKPHVRLMKHAGNRNGFQWWPHTLESQAEFGLNTYGPDVELDFIFDFMERQQADGKPFFIYHTSHLGHDAFDWLHPESKSKWPGTPVVHWDGKGYTRDQPSVTGDEGVYDDHGTITSPGIHHHVNYLDYQMWLYRNKLTEMGIADNTVLIFCADNGTSGYGKNSSDRQKGTHVPLIILAPGMTKQGRQDVLVNMSDMLPTIAEMTGGNVPSDYEVNGESLVPFLYTDKSSHREWVYGYNGDDQIIRGDLVMKDGKGKWWDVSTQPDDLISFPEIKDWSEVSEAHRTQRDELLAVLPQFDLHASEHDAPGIELPALAAKPKKQRSRTKNPAGKASKAKVSSGAGERKSLFSDNFDGRELPGDDYTIARSAEGAWTISDGVLYGRQTNDDHGAVIRKHMDFKDIDIEFDFRFNGGTRFNFVLDDQNEKSVHAGHICRVSLTPKRISISDDKNGSMNLEVRKQRQDKNLNADAKASLQTVLAATQASAAVQLDEGKWHHARIQLKGDTLSAFIDGSEITRLKSPGIDHPTKTKFGMTVNGSSIDFDNLNAFLVPR, from the coding sequence TTGCCCATCGACTTTCTGTGCGCACCGGTTATCGGTGTGCGTCGAACATCGGGAACCGTACCCTCGGTTCTCAACTACTACTTTGAACAAACCATCATTATGAAAATAGTTCTTTACTTCGCGATGATCATCACCGCGACGGTTGCCTCGCAAGCTCACGCGTTGGATCGTCCCAACATCATTCTCGTTTTCGCCGATGATATCAGTGCACGAGAACTGCCGTTGTATGGTTCATCGGTCTGGAGTCCTCCCACTGGTGGCAACACCTCGGATGTCGCCTTTCGAGCCAACACTCCAGCATTGGACCAGATGGCAAATGAAGGCTGCTGGGTTGAGACGGCTTGGGCGTCGGTCGTTTGTTCGCCCAGTCGCGCCATGATGATGACTGGTCGCTATGCACATCGACATAAATGGTGGAATAACAAAGATAAGGGACGCTACCTCGATGCCAAAGGGAAGCCCACAGTATGGCCACTCTACGAAAGTTCTCCCGTTCTTATTGGTCATGTCGCCCAGCGTGCTGGCTATGCGACGTATTGGGCGGGAAAAACTCAAATGGCCGGTGACCTTCGTAGGTTTGGTTTTGATCAGGGCTGCTTCACGCCCGGTGAACTTTCGGACAAAGACAACCCGTACACCGACTTCAAGATGTACGAAAAGAAGGTTGATGGAACGAAGTTGCTATTCAATTCGGACACGGATCAGCAGATTGACAGCTACCTGCAACACGGTTGGTATTGGAAACCCCACGTTCGTTTGATGAAGCATGCTGGAAACAGGAATGGATTTCAGTGGTGGCCTCATACTTTGGAATCCCAAGCAGAATTTGGTTTGAACACTTACGGTCCCGACGTTGAACTCGATTTCATTTTCGACTTTATGGAACGTCAACAAGCCGATGGCAAGCCGTTCTTCATCTACCACACTTCGCACCTCGGGCACGATGCCTTCGATTGGCTGCATCCGGAATCTAAATCCAAATGGCCCGGGACTCCCGTGGTTCACTGGGATGGGAAAGGCTACACGCGGGATCAGCCAAGTGTCACAGGCGACGAGGGCGTGTACGACGATCATGGCACCATCACAAGTCCTGGGATTCACCACCATGTGAATTACCTGGACTATCAAATGTGGCTCTACCGCAACAAGCTGACGGAAATGGGGATCGCCGATAACACAGTGTTGATCTTCTGCGCTGATAATGGCACTAGCGGATACGGAAAGAACAGTTCGGATCGTCAGAAAGGAACGCACGTACCGCTGATCATTCTAGCGCCCGGCATGACAAAGCAAGGCCGGCAGGATGTGTTGGTCAATATGTCCGATATGCTTCCCACGATCGCGGAAATGACGGGCGGGAACGTCCCTAGCGACTACGAGGTCAATGGTGAAAGTCTCGTCCCATTCTTGTACACCGATAAGTCGTCGCATCGTGAATGGGTGTACGGGTACAACGGCGACGACCAAATCATTCGAGGCGACTTGGTGATGAAAGATGGCAAAGGAAAATGGTGGGACGTTTCAACTCAGCCTGACGACCTGATCAGCTTCCCTGAAATAAAAGACTGGTCCGAAGTAAGCGAAGCTCATCGGACCCAACGTGATGAATTGCTGGCCGTATTGCCGCAGTTCGATTTGCATGCGAGCGAACATGATGCTCCGGGGATTGAGTTGCCAGCTTTGGCAGCCAAGCCGAAGAAACAGAGGTCGAGAACGAAGAATCCCGCTGGCAAGGCATCAAAAGCCAAAGTTTCAAGCGGCGCCGGCGAGCGGAAATCATTGTTCTCGGACAATTTCGATGGACGCGAACTTCCGGGGGACGACTACACAATCGCGAGGAGTGCCGAGGGAGCGTGGACGATCAGTGATGGCGTGCTCTACGGTCGCCAAACCAACGACGACCACGGCGCGGTGATACGCAAACACATGGACTTTAAGGATATCGATATCGAATTCGACTTCCGGTTTAACGGGGGAACTCGCTTCAATTTTGTGCTCGACGATCAAAACGAAAAGTCAGTGCACGCTGGTCACATTTGTCGGGTATCCCTGACGCCCAAGAGAATCTCGATCAGTGACGACAAAAATGGCTCGATGAACCTTGAAGTGCGAAAGCAACGCCAAGACAAGAATTTGAACGCCGATGCGAAAGCCAGCTTGCAGACAGTCCTCGCTGCGACTCAGGCTTCTGCGGCTGTTCAACTCGACGAAGGAAAATGGCATCACGCCAGAATTCAGTTGAAAGGCGACACCTTGTCGGCGTTTATTGACGGAAGCGAAATCACTCGATTGAAGTCGCCTGGGATCGACCATCCCACAAAAACGAAATTCGGAATGACCGTCAATGGATCGTCCATCGACTTTGACAATCTCAATGCCTTCTTAGTGCCGCGTTGA